A region from the Patagioenas fasciata isolate bPatFas1 chromosome 27, bPatFas1.hap1, whole genome shotgun sequence genome encodes:
- the HNRNPM gene encoding heterogeneous nuclear ribonucleoprotein M isoform X4, which produces MEESMKKAAEVLNKHSLGGRPLKVKEDPDGEHARRAMQKVMATAGGMGIGPGPGGPGMINIPPSILNNPNIPNEIIHALQAGRLGSTVFVANLDYKVGWKKLKEVFSMAGVVVRADILEDKDGKSRGIGTVTFEQAIEAVQAISMFNGQLLFDRPMHVKMDERAFPKGDFFPPERPQQLPRMGMEGMGFGMNKMGGMEGPFGALENLGRFPAGMNMGRMSEMDRAMGGGFEREFGRNEMGMSRSFGDTLERGIGGGNASIPGIERMAPGIDRMGSGIERIPSGMGHGMERVGSEIDRMGLVLDRMSSNVERMGSGIDRMAPLGIDHIAPNIERMGPAIERMGSGIERMGSGIGFGIERMGAAIDRVGTTMDRMGSGVERMGSGMERMGIGMERMVPAGMGTGMGQVIERMPAGLDRIGATPMERIGIERMGAAGMERMGLERIGATNMERMGPAMGQGMGAGIDRMGLAMGSNFERPMDMERGNFAGNFAGSLGGTGGPAAGVARKACQIFVRNLPFDFTWKMLKDKFNECGHVLYADIKMENGKSKGCGVVRFESPEVAERACRMMNGIQLRGREIDVRIDRNA; this is translated from the exons atggaagaaagcatgaaaAAGGCTGCAGAGGTTTTGAACAAGCATAGTCTTGGTGGAAGACCGTTGAAAGTGAAAGAA GATCCCGATGGCGAACACGCCAGGAGAGCGATGCAGAAGGTCATGGCCACAGCCGGTGGGATGGGAATTGGTCCAGGCCCAGGCGGCCCCGGCATGATCAATATCCCACCCAGCATCCTCAACAATCCCAACATACCCAACGAGATCATTCACGCCTTGCAGGCAGGGAGGCTTGGGAGCACTGTCTTTGTTGCAAAT CTGGATTACAAGGTTGGttggaagaaactgaaagaagtATTCAGCATGGCCGGTGTCGTGGTGCGGGCGGACATCCTAGAAGATAAAGATGGCAAAAGTCGTGGGATCGGCACCGTCACTTTTGAGCAAGCTATAGAGGCTGTTCAGGCTATAT CGATGTTCAATGGGCAGCTGCTGTTTGACAGACCGATGCATGTAAAAATG GACGAACGAGCCTTTCCCAAAGGAGACTTCTTCCCTCCAGAGCGACCCCAACAACTTCCTC GAATGGGAATGGAAGGCATGGGCTTTGGAATGAATAAAATGGGAG GAATGGAAGGTCCTTTTGGTGCCTTGGAAAACCTCGGTCGCTTCCCCGCTGGGATGAACATGGGCAGAATGAGCG AGATGGATCGTGCCATGGGTGGAGGATTTGAAAGAGAATTTGGAAGAAATGAAATGGGAATGTCTCGTAGTTTTGGAGATACCTTGGAGAGAGGAATAG GTGGTGGAAATGCCAGCATTCCTGGGATTGAGAGGATGGCACCTGGCATTGATCGTATGGGCTCGGGAATAGAAAGAATTCCTTCCGGGATGGGGCACGGGATGGAGAGAGTAGGGTCAGAAATAGATAGGATGGGGCTCGTTTTGGATCGCATGAGCTCCAACGTGGAGCGAATGGGGTCAGGAATTGACCGCATGGCCCCTCTGGGCATAGACCACATCGCTCCTAATATTGAGAGGATGGGCCCGGCTATCGAGAGGATGGGTTCTGGCATAGAACGGATGGGGTCTGGAATAGGCTTTGGTATCGAGAGGATGGGCGCTGCCATCGACCGCGTTGGCACCACCATGGACAGAATGGGATCAGGCGTAGAGCGGATGGGCTCTGGCATGGAGAGGATGGGGATAGGCATGGAGAGGATGGTCCCTGCCGGAATGGGCACTGGAATGGGGCAGGTGATAGAGAGAATGCCAGCCGGTTTGGATCGTATAGGTGCCACtcctatggaaagaataggaatAGAGCGTATGGGTGCTGCTGGTATGGAGAGGATGGGCTTGGAGCGCATTGGAGCCACTAATATGGAAAGAATGGGTCCTGCTATGGGTCAGGGCATGGGAGCAGGAATAGATCGAATGGGACTTGCGATGGGAAGCAATTTTGAAAGACCCATGGACATGGAACGTGGAAACTTTGCAGGCAATTTTGCAGGCTCCCTTGGAGGAACTGGAGGACCTGCAGCTGGGGTGGCCAGAAAAGCCTGTCAGATATTTGTGAGAAAT CTGCCTTTTGATTTTACATGGAAAATGCTGAAAGATAAATTTAATGAATGCG gTCACGTCCTGTACGCTGATATCAAGATGGAGAATGGGAAGTCTAAAGGCTGTGGCGTGGTTAGATTTGAGTCCCCAGAGGTGGCCGAGCGAGCCTGCCGCATGATGAACGGCATCCAGCTCCGCGGGAGGGAGATCGATGTGCGAATCGATAGAAACGCTTAA
- the HNRNPM gene encoding heterogeneous nuclear ribonucleoprotein M isoform X3: protein MEESMKKAAEVLNKHSLGGRPLKVKEDPDGEHARRAMQKVMATAGGMGIGPGPGGPGMINIPPSILNNPNIPNEIIHALQAGRLGSTVFVANLDYKVGWKKLKEVFSMAGVVVRADILEDKDGKSRGIGTVTFEQAIEAVQAISMFNGQLLFDRPMHVKMDERAFPKGDFFPPERPQQLPRMGMEGMGFGMNKMGGMEGPFGALENLGRFPAGMNMGRMSGSLRHPEGRIKLNISEMDRAMGGGFEREFGRNEMGMSRSFGDTLERGIGGGNASIPGIERMAPGIDRMGSGIERIPSGMGHGMERVGSEIDRMGLVLDRMSSNVERMGSGIDRMAPLGIDHIAPNIERMGPAIERMGSGIERMGSGIGFGIERMGAAIDRVGTTMDRMGSGVERMGSGMERMGIGMERMVPAGMGTGMGQVIERMPAGLDRIGATPMERIGIERMGAAGMERMGLERIGATNMERMGPAMGQGMGAGIDRMGLAMGSNFERPMDMERGNFAGNFAGSLGGTGGPAAGVARKACQIFVRNLPFDFTWKMLKDKFNECGHVLYADIKMENGKSKGCGVVRFESPEVAERACRMMNGIQLRGREIDVRIDRNA from the exons atggaagaaagcatgaaaAAGGCTGCAGAGGTTTTGAACAAGCATAGTCTTGGTGGAAGACCGTTGAAAGTGAAAGAA GATCCCGATGGCGAACACGCCAGGAGAGCGATGCAGAAGGTCATGGCCACAGCCGGTGGGATGGGAATTGGTCCAGGCCCAGGCGGCCCCGGCATGATCAATATCCCACCCAGCATCCTCAACAATCCCAACATACCCAACGAGATCATTCACGCCTTGCAGGCAGGGAGGCTTGGGAGCACTGTCTTTGTTGCAAAT CTGGATTACAAGGTTGGttggaagaaactgaaagaagtATTCAGCATGGCCGGTGTCGTGGTGCGGGCGGACATCCTAGAAGATAAAGATGGCAAAAGTCGTGGGATCGGCACCGTCACTTTTGAGCAAGCTATAGAGGCTGTTCAGGCTATAT CGATGTTCAATGGGCAGCTGCTGTTTGACAGACCGATGCATGTAAAAATG GACGAACGAGCCTTTCCCAAAGGAGACTTCTTCCCTCCAGAGCGACCCCAACAACTTCCTC GAATGGGAATGGAAGGCATGGGCTTTGGAATGAATAAAATGGGAG GAATGGAAGGTCCTTTTGGTGCCTTGGAAAACCTCGGTCGCTTCCCCGCTGGGATGAACATGGGCAGAATGAGCG GGTCACTTAGACACCCTGAAGGACGTATCAAACTTAATATTTCAGAGATGGATCGTGCCATGGGTGGAGGATTTGAAAGAGAATTTGGAAGAAATGAAATGGGAATGTCTCGTAGTTTTGGAGATACCTTGGAGAGAGGAATAG GTGGTGGAAATGCCAGCATTCCTGGGATTGAGAGGATGGCACCTGGCATTGATCGTATGGGCTCGGGAATAGAAAGAATTCCTTCCGGGATGGGGCACGGGATGGAGAGAGTAGGGTCAGAAATAGATAGGATGGGGCTCGTTTTGGATCGCATGAGCTCCAACGTGGAGCGAATGGGGTCAGGAATTGACCGCATGGCCCCTCTGGGCATAGACCACATCGCTCCTAATATTGAGAGGATGGGCCCGGCTATCGAGAGGATGGGTTCTGGCATAGAACGGATGGGGTCTGGAATAGGCTTTGGTATCGAGAGGATGGGCGCTGCCATCGACCGCGTTGGCACCACCATGGACAGAATGGGATCAGGCGTAGAGCGGATGGGCTCTGGCATGGAGAGGATGGGGATAGGCATGGAGAGGATGGTCCCTGCCGGAATGGGCACTGGAATGGGGCAGGTGATAGAGAGAATGCCAGCCGGTTTGGATCGTATAGGTGCCACtcctatggaaagaataggaatAGAGCGTATGGGTGCTGCTGGTATGGAGAGGATGGGCTTGGAGCGCATTGGAGCCACTAATATGGAAAGAATGGGTCCTGCTATGGGTCAGGGCATGGGAGCAGGAATAGATCGAATGGGACTTGCGATGGGAAGCAATTTTGAAAGACCCATGGACATGGAACGTGGAAACTTTGCAGGCAATTTTGCAGGCTCCCTTGGAGGAACTGGAGGACCTGCAGCTGGGGTGGCCAGAAAAGCCTGTCAGATATTTGTGAGAAAT CTGCCTTTTGATTTTACATGGAAAATGCTGAAAGATAAATTTAATGAATGCG gTCACGTCCTGTACGCTGATATCAAGATGGAGAATGGGAAGTCTAAAGGCTGTGGCGTGGTTAGATTTGAGTCCCCAGAGGTGGCCGAGCGAGCCTGCCGCATGATGAACGGCATCCAGCTCCGCGGGAGGGAGATCGATGTGCGAATCGATAGAAACGCTTAA
- the HNRNPM gene encoding heterogeneous nuclear ribonucleoprotein M isoform X2 yields MEESMKKAAEVLNKHSLGGRPLKVKEDPDGEHARRAMQKVMATAGGMGIGPGPGGPGMINIPPSILNNPNIPNEIIHALQAGRLGSTVFVANLDYKVGWKKLKEVFSMAGVVVRADILEDKDGKSRGIGTVTFEQAIEAVQAISMFNGQLLFDRPMHVKMDERAFPKGDFFPPERPQQLPHGLGGIGMGLGPGGQPIDANHLNKGMGMGNMGPGGMGMEGMGFGMNKMGGMEGPFGALENLGRFPAGMNMGRMSEMDRAMGGGFEREFGRNEMGMSRSFGDTLERGIGGGNASIPGIERMAPGIDRMGSGIERIPSGMGHGMERVGSEIDRMGLVLDRMSSNVERMGSGIDRMAPLGIDHIAPNIERMGPAIERMGSGIERMGSGIGFGIERMGAAIDRVGTTMDRMGSGVERMGSGMERMGIGMERMVPAGMGTGMGQVIERMPAGLDRIGATPMERIGIERMGAAGMERMGLERIGATNMERMGPAMGQGMGAGIDRMGLAMGSNFERPMDMERGNFAGNFAGSLGGTGGPAAGVARKACQIFVRNLPFDFTWKMLKDKFNECGHVLYADIKMENGKSKGCGVVRFESPEVAERACRMMNGIQLRGREIDVRIDRNA; encoded by the exons atggaagaaagcatgaaaAAGGCTGCAGAGGTTTTGAACAAGCATAGTCTTGGTGGAAGACCGTTGAAAGTGAAAGAA GATCCCGATGGCGAACACGCCAGGAGAGCGATGCAGAAGGTCATGGCCACAGCCGGTGGGATGGGAATTGGTCCAGGCCCAGGCGGCCCCGGCATGATCAATATCCCACCCAGCATCCTCAACAATCCCAACATACCCAACGAGATCATTCACGCCTTGCAGGCAGGGAGGCTTGGGAGCACTGTCTTTGTTGCAAAT CTGGATTACAAGGTTGGttggaagaaactgaaagaagtATTCAGCATGGCCGGTGTCGTGGTGCGGGCGGACATCCTAGAAGATAAAGATGGCAAAAGTCGTGGGATCGGCACCGTCACTTTTGAGCAAGCTATAGAGGCTGTTCAGGCTATAT CGATGTTCAATGGGCAGCTGCTGTTTGACAGACCGATGCATGTAAAAATG GACGAACGAGCCTTTCCCAAAGGAGACTTCTTCCCTCCAGAGCGACCCCAACAACTTCCTC ATGGTCTTGGTGGTATTGGCATGGGATTAGGACCTGGAGGTCAACCTATTGATGCAAATCATTTAAACAAAGGCATGGGAATGGGCAACATGGGACCTGGAG GAATGGGAATGGAAGGCATGGGCTTTGGAATGAATAAAATGGGAG GAATGGAAGGTCCTTTTGGTGCCTTGGAAAACCTCGGTCGCTTCCCCGCTGGGATGAACATGGGCAGAATGAGCG AGATGGATCGTGCCATGGGTGGAGGATTTGAAAGAGAATTTGGAAGAAATGAAATGGGAATGTCTCGTAGTTTTGGAGATACCTTGGAGAGAGGAATAG GTGGTGGAAATGCCAGCATTCCTGGGATTGAGAGGATGGCACCTGGCATTGATCGTATGGGCTCGGGAATAGAAAGAATTCCTTCCGGGATGGGGCACGGGATGGAGAGAGTAGGGTCAGAAATAGATAGGATGGGGCTCGTTTTGGATCGCATGAGCTCCAACGTGGAGCGAATGGGGTCAGGAATTGACCGCATGGCCCCTCTGGGCATAGACCACATCGCTCCTAATATTGAGAGGATGGGCCCGGCTATCGAGAGGATGGGTTCTGGCATAGAACGGATGGGGTCTGGAATAGGCTTTGGTATCGAGAGGATGGGCGCTGCCATCGACCGCGTTGGCACCACCATGGACAGAATGGGATCAGGCGTAGAGCGGATGGGCTCTGGCATGGAGAGGATGGGGATAGGCATGGAGAGGATGGTCCCTGCCGGAATGGGCACTGGAATGGGGCAGGTGATAGAGAGAATGCCAGCCGGTTTGGATCGTATAGGTGCCACtcctatggaaagaataggaatAGAGCGTATGGGTGCTGCTGGTATGGAGAGGATGGGCTTGGAGCGCATTGGAGCCACTAATATGGAAAGAATGGGTCCTGCTATGGGTCAGGGCATGGGAGCAGGAATAGATCGAATGGGACTTGCGATGGGAAGCAATTTTGAAAGACCCATGGACATGGAACGTGGAAACTTTGCAGGCAATTTTGCAGGCTCCCTTGGAGGAACTGGAGGACCTGCAGCTGGGGTGGCCAGAAAAGCCTGTCAGATATTTGTGAGAAAT CTGCCTTTTGATTTTACATGGAAAATGCTGAAAGATAAATTTAATGAATGCG gTCACGTCCTGTACGCTGATATCAAGATGGAGAATGGGAAGTCTAAAGGCTGTGGCGTGGTTAGATTTGAGTCCCCAGAGGTGGCCGAGCGAGCCTGCCGCATGATGAACGGCATCCAGCTCCGCGGGAGGGAGATCGATGTGCGAATCGATAGAAACGCTTAA
- the HNRNPM gene encoding heterogeneous nuclear ribonucleoprotein M isoform X1, translating to MEESMKKAAEVLNKHSLGGRPLKVKEDPDGEHARRAMQKVMATAGGMGIGPGPGGPGMINIPPSILNNPNIPNEIIHALQAGRLGSTVFVANLDYKVGWKKLKEVFSMAGVVVRADILEDKDGKSRGIGTVTFEQAIEAVQAISMFNGQLLFDRPMHVKMDERAFPKGDFFPPERPQQLPHGLGGIGMGLGPGGQPIDANHLNKGMGMGNMGPGGMGMEGMGFGMNKMGGMEGPFGALENLGRFPAGMNMGRMSGSLRHPEGRIKLNISEMDRAMGGGFEREFGRNEMGMSRSFGDTLERGIGGGNASIPGIERMAPGIDRMGSGIERIPSGMGHGMERVGSEIDRMGLVLDRMSSNVERMGSGIDRMAPLGIDHIAPNIERMGPAIERMGSGIERMGSGIGFGIERMGAAIDRVGTTMDRMGSGVERMGSGMERMGIGMERMVPAGMGTGMGQVIERMPAGLDRIGATPMERIGIERMGAAGMERMGLERIGATNMERMGPAMGQGMGAGIDRMGLAMGSNFERPMDMERGNFAGNFAGSLGGTGGPAAGVARKACQIFVRNLPFDFTWKMLKDKFNECGHVLYADIKMENGKSKGCGVVRFESPEVAERACRMMNGIQLRGREIDVRIDRNA from the exons atggaagaaagcatgaaaAAGGCTGCAGAGGTTTTGAACAAGCATAGTCTTGGTGGAAGACCGTTGAAAGTGAAAGAA GATCCCGATGGCGAACACGCCAGGAGAGCGATGCAGAAGGTCATGGCCACAGCCGGTGGGATGGGAATTGGTCCAGGCCCAGGCGGCCCCGGCATGATCAATATCCCACCCAGCATCCTCAACAATCCCAACATACCCAACGAGATCATTCACGCCTTGCAGGCAGGGAGGCTTGGGAGCACTGTCTTTGTTGCAAAT CTGGATTACAAGGTTGGttggaagaaactgaaagaagtATTCAGCATGGCCGGTGTCGTGGTGCGGGCGGACATCCTAGAAGATAAAGATGGCAAAAGTCGTGGGATCGGCACCGTCACTTTTGAGCAAGCTATAGAGGCTGTTCAGGCTATAT CGATGTTCAATGGGCAGCTGCTGTTTGACAGACCGATGCATGTAAAAATG GACGAACGAGCCTTTCCCAAAGGAGACTTCTTCCCTCCAGAGCGACCCCAACAACTTCCTC ATGGTCTTGGTGGTATTGGCATGGGATTAGGACCTGGAGGTCAACCTATTGATGCAAATCATTTAAACAAAGGCATGGGAATGGGCAACATGGGACCTGGAG GAATGGGAATGGAAGGCATGGGCTTTGGAATGAATAAAATGGGAG GAATGGAAGGTCCTTTTGGTGCCTTGGAAAACCTCGGTCGCTTCCCCGCTGGGATGAACATGGGCAGAATGAGCG GGTCACTTAGACACCCTGAAGGACGTATCAAACTTAATATTTCAGAGATGGATCGTGCCATGGGTGGAGGATTTGAAAGAGAATTTGGAAGAAATGAAATGGGAATGTCTCGTAGTTTTGGAGATACCTTGGAGAGAGGAATAG GTGGTGGAAATGCCAGCATTCCTGGGATTGAGAGGATGGCACCTGGCATTGATCGTATGGGCTCGGGAATAGAAAGAATTCCTTCCGGGATGGGGCACGGGATGGAGAGAGTAGGGTCAGAAATAGATAGGATGGGGCTCGTTTTGGATCGCATGAGCTCCAACGTGGAGCGAATGGGGTCAGGAATTGACCGCATGGCCCCTCTGGGCATAGACCACATCGCTCCTAATATTGAGAGGATGGGCCCGGCTATCGAGAGGATGGGTTCTGGCATAGAACGGATGGGGTCTGGAATAGGCTTTGGTATCGAGAGGATGGGCGCTGCCATCGACCGCGTTGGCACCACCATGGACAGAATGGGATCAGGCGTAGAGCGGATGGGCTCTGGCATGGAGAGGATGGGGATAGGCATGGAGAGGATGGTCCCTGCCGGAATGGGCACTGGAATGGGGCAGGTGATAGAGAGAATGCCAGCCGGTTTGGATCGTATAGGTGCCACtcctatggaaagaataggaatAGAGCGTATGGGTGCTGCTGGTATGGAGAGGATGGGCTTGGAGCGCATTGGAGCCACTAATATGGAAAGAATGGGTCCTGCTATGGGTCAGGGCATGGGAGCAGGAATAGATCGAATGGGACTTGCGATGGGAAGCAATTTTGAAAGACCCATGGACATGGAACGTGGAAACTTTGCAGGCAATTTTGCAGGCTCCCTTGGAGGAACTGGAGGACCTGCAGCTGGGGTGGCCAGAAAAGCCTGTCAGATATTTGTGAGAAAT CTGCCTTTTGATTTTACATGGAAAATGCTGAAAGATAAATTTAATGAATGCG gTCACGTCCTGTACGCTGATATCAAGATGGAGAATGGGAAGTCTAAAGGCTGTGGCGTGGTTAGATTTGAGTCCCCAGAGGTGGCCGAGCGAGCCTGCCGCATGATGAACGGCATCCAGCTCCGCGGGAGGGAGATCGATGTGCGAATCGATAGAAACGCTTAA
- the LOC136113365 gene encoding heterogeneous nuclear ribonucleoprotein M-like — protein sequence MAATAAVAAATESAGGKMEEPAAAAAPVAAPPPPNGAGGAGDAPPKSESERPSQNEKRKEKSVKRGGNRFEPYANPAKRYRAFITNIPFDVKWQSLKDLVKEKVGEVTYVELLMDAEGKSRVSV from the exons ATGGCGGCGACGGCGGCGGTAGCGGCGGCCACGGAGAGCGCCGGCGGCAAAATGGAGGaaccggcggcggctgcggcgccgGTGGCGGCTCCGCCACCACCTAACGGGGCAGGCGGTGCTGGGGATGCGCCCCCCAAGAG TGAAAGTGAACGACCAAgccaaaatgaaaaaagaaaagagaaaagtgtCAAAAGAGGAGGAAATCGCTTTGAGCCATATGCTAATCCTGCTAAAAGATACCGAGCTTTTATTACAAATATTCCGTTTGATGTGAAGTGGCAGTCTCTGAAAGACCTGGTCAAAGAGAAAG TTGGTGAGGTAACATACGTGGAGCTCTTAATGGACGCTGAAGGAAAGTCAAGGGTAAGTGTTTGA
- the YJU2 gene encoding splicing factor YJU2, which translates to MSERKVLNKYYPPDFDPAKIPKLKLPKDRQYVVRLMAPFNMRCKTCGEYIYKGKKFNARKETVQNEVYLGLPIFRFYIKCTRCLAEITFKTDPENTDYTMEHGATRNFQAEKLLEEEEKRMQKEREEEELNNPMKVLENRTKDSKLEMEVLENLQELKELNQRQANVDFEAMLKQYKEYEEEQKRKEQEEDEQEMKAMLEEAQNRRLLVDSDSDEEPAKSRTKPVAEVKPTDILQEDPQPQSKKLKTESWERSVGKLNTKSQLAGLVTVKKQKPDPTLANGMENQGTTADTGSFPTATGTTSSLSLLGAYSDSEDSASD; encoded by the exons ATGTCGGAGCGGAAGGTGTTGAAT AAATACTACCCACCAGACTTCGATCCTGCTAAGATCCCAAAGCTCAAACTCCCAAAGGACCGACAATATGTGGTGCGGCTCATGGCCCCATTCAACATGCG GTGCAAGACGTGTGGTGAATACATCTATAAAGGGAAGAAGTTTAATGCCCGTAAGGAGACTGTTCAGAATGAGGTGTACCTGGGACTTCCCATCTTCCGCTTCTACATCAAGTGCACGCGTTGCCTGGCAGAGATCACTTTCAAG ACAGATCCCGAGAACACAGACTACACCATGGAACATGGCGCCACTCGCAACTTCCAAGCTGAGAAGCTcttggaggaagaggagaaaagaatgcagaaggagagggaagaggaagagctcAACAATCCCATGAAG GTCCTGGAGAACCGAACCAAGGACTCCAAGCTGGAAATGGAGGTTCTGGAGAACCTGCAGGAACTGAAGGAACTCAACCAGCGCCAGGCAAACGTGGACTTTGAGGCCATGCTGAAGCAGTACAAGGAGTACGAGGAGGAGCAGAAACGCAAGGAGCAAGAGGAGGATGAGCAGGAGATGAA GGCGATGCTGGAGGAGGCGCAGAACCGGCGGCTGCTGGTAGACTCCGACTCTGACGAAGAGCCTGCGAAATCACGCACAAAACCTGTGGCGGAAGTTAAACCTACGGACATCTTGCAGGAG GACCCTCAGCCCCAGAGTAAGAAGCTGAAGACTGAGAGCTGGGAGCGGAGCGTGGGCAAATTGAACACCAAGTCCCAGCTGGCCGGGCTGGTCacggtgaagaagcagaagccaGATCCTACGCTGGCTAATGGGATGGAAAATCAAGGCACCACAGCCGACACCG